A section of the Heterodontus francisci isolate sHetFra1 chromosome 7, sHetFra1.hap1, whole genome shotgun sequence genome encodes:
- the LOC137372020 gene encoding uridine phosphorylase 2-like — protein sequence MAPILTNNSEAIASEQSDYRENGVVQVKNRHLASMPEDILYHFDLGTKTHNLQAMFGDVKFVCVGGSANRMKAFAQFMHMELGLNGSDSDILDICAGTDRYNMYKTGPVLSISHGMGVPSISIMLHELIKLLHHAKCCDVTIIRLGTSGGIGLDPGTVVITGTAVDSFFQPQFEQVVLGKVITRSTELDKELAQELLNYGSEITDYPTIIGNTMCTHDFYEGQGRLDGALCSYSNEEKLEYLKKAYKAGVRNIEMESTVFAAMCHSCDLKAAVVCVTLLNRFDGDQITTPHEVLLEYQKRPQKLVSMFIKKKFGLLKYN from the exons ATGGCGCCAATTTTAACCAATAATTCTGAAGCGATTGCAAGTGAACAGAGTGACTATAGAGA AAATGGTGTCGTACAAGTAAAGAACCGTCACTTGGCCTCGATGCCTGAAGACATTCTGTATCATTTTGATCTGGGAACAAAAACGCACAATCTTCAAGCAATGTTTGGAGATGTGAAG TTTGTTTGTGTGGGAGGCAGTGCAAACCGGATGAAAGCTTTCGCACAGTTCATGCATATGGAACTTGGATTAAACGGAAGTGACAGTGACATATTGGATATTTgtgcaggaactgacagatacaacaTGTACAAAACTGGCCCTGTGTTATCCATAAGT CATGGAATGGGTGTGCCATCTATATCAATCATGCTTCATGAACTCATCAAATTACTTCACCATGCCAAGTGTTGTGATGTCACTATCATACGTCTGGGGACATCGGGTGGTATAG GTTTGGATCCTGGGACAGTGGTTATTACAGGTACAGCAGTAGATTCATTTTTCCAACCTCAGTTTGAACAAGTGGTTCTAGGAAAAGTAATTACCCGAAGCACTGAACTGGACAAGGAGCTAGCACAAGAATTATTGAACTACGGCAGTGAGATTACTGACTATCCTACTATCATTGGAAACACTATGTGCACCCATGATTTCTATGAAG GACAAGGACGTTTGGATGGTGCTTTGTGTTCATATTCCAATGAAGAGAAACTGGAGTATTTGAAAAAGGCATATAAAGCTGGTGTCAGAAACATTGAAATGGAATCCACTGTCTTTGCTGCTATGTGCCATAGTTGTGATCTAAAAG CTGCAGTTGTCTGTGTGACTTTACTAAATCGATTTGATGGTGACCAGATCACAACTCCTCACGAAGTTCTGCTCGAGTACCAAAAGCGTCCACAGAAACTGGTGTCGATGTTCATCAAAAAAAAGTTTGGGCTGTTAAAATATAATTGA